In one Nocardioides luteus genomic region, the following are encoded:
- a CDS encoding alpha/beta hydrolase family esterase, whose protein sequence is MSPRQSRLLAPAVAVAAVAALSLAPTATSALTRGSVQDQAAGETTPCAKPTDQEPDSSQKYELTSGDLERSYVLRLPEGYQKRADWPLIVAYHGRGSTGVEVEGYSELSDLPAVVAYPDGAIGTGSGYRKAWQGAPYEAPGVDDVAFTRDLLAAIEADHCIDTSRVYATGKSNGAGLTALLACQLPNTFAAIAPVAPALYPGARVGCEEAPPTPVLEIHGVADATIPYAGDPDRDLPAIPEWVQGWADHNGCTASTTRTHRDIETTRWTGCDQGAEVQHVAVDGGGHVWPGGDIYSGGGHVTHTIESATVIWDFFSRHRLTSEG, encoded by the coding sequence ATGTCCCCACGACAATCCCGCCTCCTGGCTCCGGCCGTCGCGGTCGCGGCCGTCGCCGCGCTGTCCCTGGCACCGACCGCCACCTCCGCCCTGACCCGCGGCTCCGTCCAGGACCAGGCAGCCGGCGAGACCACGCCCTGCGCCAAGCCCACCGACCAGGAGCCCGACAGCAGCCAGAAGTACGAGCTGACCAGCGGCGACCTCGAGCGCAGCTATGTTCTCCGCCTCCCGGAGGGCTACCAGAAGCGCGCCGACTGGCCGCTGATCGTCGCCTACCACGGCCGTGGCAGCACGGGCGTCGAGGTCGAGGGCTACTCCGAGCTCTCCGACCTCCCGGCGGTGGTCGCCTATCCCGACGGCGCCATCGGCACCGGCTCGGGCTACCGCAAGGCCTGGCAGGGCGCTCCGTACGAGGCGCCGGGCGTCGATGACGTCGCCTTCACCCGCGACCTGCTCGCCGCGATCGAGGCCGACCACTGCATCGACACCTCTCGCGTCTACGCCACAGGCAAGTCCAACGGCGCCGGCCTCACGGCCCTCCTCGCCTGCCAGCTGCCGAACACGTTCGCGGCGATCGCCCCGGTCGCGCCGGCGCTCTACCCGGGTGCCCGGGTCGGCTGCGAGGAGGCTCCGCCGACACCGGTCCTGGAGATCCACGGCGTCGCCGACGCGACCATTCCCTACGCGGGCGACCCCGACCGCGACCTGCCCGCGATCCCCGAGTGGGTCCAGGGCTGGGCCGACCACAACGGCTGCACCGCCTCCACCACGCGCACCCACCGCGACATCGAGACCACCCGCTGGACCGGGTGCGACCAGGGCGCCGAGGTCCAGCACGTCGCCGTCGACGGCGGTGGCCACGTCTGGCCGGGCGGCGACATCTACTCCGGTGGCGGCCACGTCACTCACACCATCGAGTCCGCGACGGTGATCTGGGACTTCTTCTCCCGCCACCGCCTCACCAGCGAAGGGTGA
- a CDS encoding creatininase family protein translates to MTARLAEMTTHEAARSAEAGTVVVIPVGAFEQHGAGLPLATDQIRAEALAEAVAEALPGKVVIGPGVPVGVSPHHQAFAGTVSLRPTLFAAVVREYVESLAAHGWRRFLVITGHGGNNATLGTLAQELLRDRPDLELAWTPVTTLAKDAVATMELSPVSGHSGEAETAQMLHVAPHLVRHDLLAPGTTTPDELDPLARLARSVSQPALALPYDRLSPTGVLGDPRRATAEDGRAILAEATDRIVGFIKEWLDT, encoded by the coding sequence ATGACCGCGAGGCTCGCGGAGATGACCACCCACGAGGCCGCTCGATCGGCCGAGGCCGGGACGGTCGTGGTGATCCCCGTCGGCGCGTTCGAGCAGCACGGCGCAGGGCTCCCGCTGGCCACCGACCAGATCCGCGCCGAGGCGCTCGCCGAGGCCGTCGCCGAGGCGCTCCCGGGCAAGGTGGTCATCGGACCCGGCGTACCCGTCGGCGTCTCGCCCCACCACCAGGCCTTCGCCGGCACCGTGAGCCTGCGGCCGACGCTCTTCGCCGCCGTCGTGCGGGAGTATGTCGAGTCGCTGGCCGCCCACGGGTGGCGGCGCTTCCTGGTGATCACCGGCCACGGCGGCAACAACGCCACGCTCGGCACCCTGGCCCAGGAGCTGCTGCGCGACCGCCCCGACCTGGAGCTGGCCTGGACGCCGGTGACGACGCTGGCCAAGGACGCCGTCGCGACCATGGAGCTGAGCCCGGTCTCCGGTCACAGCGGTGAGGCCGAGACGGCCCAGATGCTGCACGTCGCGCCCCACCTCGTACGCCACGACCTGCTCGCCCCGGGCACGACCACGCCCGACGAGCTCGATCCGCTCGCCCGGCTGGCCCGCTCGGTGAGCCAGCCCGCCTTGGCCCTCCCCTACGACCGCCTCTCCCCCACCGGCGTGCTCGGCGACCCGCGCCGCGCCACGGCCGAGGACGGCCGCGCCATCCTCGCCGAGGCCACCGACCGCATCGTCGGCTTCATCAAGGAGTGGCTCGACACCTAG
- a CDS encoding alpha/beta hydrolase — protein sequence MTAIAVTDLPHAWDEPEGVAPRGTLILLTGRGETAATYARFGRRISADAYKVRVVEVDLDDLDATRAAVSALVADEDLPGPKVLVGSDTGATLAALLVGELPVDAAVIAGLALPGTASGEADAGWEDELEVRSACPTYRGTISADDGFARGALTAQLPWDEISLSVPEVPLLVVHGRDDQLTPVGEALKPWVGASTVEQHVVEGGRHDILNDVTHRSVAATVILFLERLKLGADLPVIVRRVGR from the coding sequence ATGACTGCCATCGCCGTGACCGACCTGCCCCACGCCTGGGACGAGCCCGAGGGCGTCGCTCCTCGCGGCACCCTGATCCTGCTCACCGGGAGGGGCGAGACGGCCGCGACGTACGCCCGTTTCGGCCGCCGGATCTCCGCCGATGCCTACAAGGTTCGGGTCGTCGAGGTGGACCTCGACGACCTCGACGCCACGCGGGCGGCGGTCTCCGCGCTGGTGGCCGATGAGGACCTGCCGGGTCCGAAGGTGCTGGTCGGCTCCGACACCGGTGCCACCCTCGCCGCGCTGCTGGTCGGCGAGCTGCCGGTCGACGCTGCCGTCATCGCCGGTCTCGCGCTGCCCGGCACGGCTTCCGGGGAGGCGGATGCCGGGTGGGAGGACGAGCTCGAGGTACGCAGCGCCTGCCCGACCTACCGTGGGACCATCTCCGCCGACGACGGCTTCGCGCGCGGCGCCCTGACGGCTCAGCTGCCGTGGGACGAGATCTCGCTGAGCGTGCCGGAGGTGCCGCTGCTGGTCGTCCATGGCCGCGACGACCAGCTCACCCCGGTCGGCGAGGCGCTGAAGCCGTGGGTGGGTGCCTCGACCGTCGAGCAGCATGTCGTCGAGGGTGGCCGCCACGACATCCTCAACGACGTCACCCACCGCTCGGTCGCGGCCACGGTGATCCTCTTCCTCGAGCGCCTCAAGCTGGGCGCTGACCTCCCGGTGATCGTTCGGCGGGTCGGCCGGTGA
- a CDS encoding LacI family DNA-binding transcriptional regulator codes for MSRRLADAAARAKVSEATVSRVLNGKPGVSEATRERVLTALDVLGYERPVKLRGERARLVGLVLPELQNPIFPALAEVLGANLAQQGLTPVLCTQTAGGVTESEYVDLLLEQQVAGVVFAGGTYAQRDADHAHYDRLAGRNLPVVLINAAIDDLPFPRVVCDDADAMEQAAEHLLALGHERIGLVLGPRDHVPSERKLAAFRAVCDRAGVPFDEDLVVRSLYSLQSGQASAARLIEAGVTGIVCASDPLALGAVRAVRRARLSTPADVSVIGYDDSAFMACADPPLTTIRQPIEAMGRAAVDFLVSQIDGTLGPVDELLFEGELVVRRSTGPASHRAKS; via the coding sequence ATGAGTAGACGTCTTGCCGACGCAGCCGCCCGCGCCAAGGTCTCCGAGGCGACGGTGAGCCGCGTGCTCAACGGCAAGCCGGGAGTCTCCGAGGCGACCCGTGAGCGGGTGCTGACCGCGCTCGATGTCCTCGGCTACGAGCGACCGGTGAAGCTGCGCGGCGAGCGGGCGAGGCTCGTCGGTCTCGTGCTCCCGGAGCTGCAGAATCCGATCTTCCCGGCGCTCGCCGAGGTCCTCGGCGCCAACCTGGCGCAACAGGGGCTGACCCCGGTGCTGTGCACGCAGACCGCCGGCGGCGTGACCGAGTCGGAGTACGTCGACCTGCTCCTCGAGCAGCAGGTGGCCGGCGTGGTCTTCGCCGGCGGGACCTATGCCCAGCGCGACGCCGACCATGCCCACTACGACCGGCTGGCCGGGCGCAACCTTCCAGTCGTGCTGATCAATGCGGCCATCGACGATCTGCCGTTCCCACGGGTCGTCTGCGACGACGCCGACGCCATGGAGCAGGCAGCCGAGCACCTGCTGGCCCTGGGTCACGAGCGGATCGGGCTGGTGCTGGGCCCGCGCGACCACGTTCCCTCCGAGCGCAAGCTGGCCGCTTTCCGGGCGGTCTGCGACCGGGCCGGGGTGCCGTTCGACGAGGACCTGGTCGTACGCAGCCTCTACTCCCTCCAGAGTGGGCAGGCCTCTGCGGCGCGGCTGATCGAGGCGGGCGTGACCGGGATCGTGTGCGCCAGCGACCCGCTCGCGCTGGGAGCGGTCAGGGCGGTCCGCCGGGCCCGGCTGTCGACCCCGGCGGACGTGTCCGTGATCGGCTACGACGACTCCGCCTTCATGGCCTGCGCCGACCCGCCCCTCACCACGATCCGGCAGCCGATCGAGGCGATGGGCCGCGCGGCGGTCGACTTCCTGGTGAGCCAGATCGACGGCACGCTCGGACCGGTCGACGAGCTGCTCTTCGAGGGTGAGCTGGTGGTCCGGCGGTCGACCGGACCTGCAAGCCACCGCGCAAAGTCCTGA
- a CDS encoding FAD-binding oxidoreductase, whose amino-acid sequence MTLPEGFLAELTAAVPGVSTGAADRAAAAVDRSGIVAEGIPDVVVHATSVGEVRSTLRLAFEHGVPVVPRGAGTGLAGGAVAAPGALVLDVSGLDRIVSLDPVDQTAHVEPGVITAHLDRAAGEHGLRYAPDPASAAISTIGGNIATNAGGLRCVKYGVTRDSVLGLEVVLADGTLISTGRSTLKGVAGLDLTGLFVGSEGTLGVVVGATLRLRPLPERTLTVAAAYAGVEAAARACAALAQDRREPAMLELLDQATLQVVDDAQGTAYAARGGALVIAQADGPAAESEIEAIAEVLGKEATWIERGVDEEASARLVEARRLALPSIETQGSVLIEDICVPRSRLAEAFARVEEVARRRGVRIYSFAHAGDGNLHPLIGYPSGPVPAEVLAAGDDIFGIALDLGGTVTAEHGIGLLKRSWLAREVGPDALGVHRAIKTALDPRGILNPGKAY is encoded by the coding sequence GTGACCCTTCCCGAGGGGTTCCTCGCCGAGCTCACCGCCGCGGTGCCGGGGGTCTCGACCGGCGCGGCCGACCGTGCCGCGGCCGCCGTCGACCGTTCCGGGATCGTGGCCGAGGGGATTCCCGACGTGGTGGTCCACGCGACCTCGGTCGGAGAGGTCCGGTCCACGCTCCGGCTGGCCTTCGAGCACGGCGTACCCGTCGTGCCTCGTGGCGCCGGCACCGGCCTGGCCGGCGGGGCCGTGGCGGCGCCGGGTGCGCTCGTGCTCGACGTGAGCGGCCTGGACCGGATCGTCTCGCTCGACCCGGTCGACCAGACCGCCCATGTCGAGCCCGGCGTCATCACCGCCCACCTCGACCGGGCCGCGGGCGAGCACGGACTGCGGTATGCCCCGGACCCGGCTTCGGCCGCGATCTCCACGATCGGCGGCAACATCGCGACCAACGCGGGCGGGCTGCGGTGCGTGAAGTACGGCGTCACCCGCGACTCGGTGCTCGGCCTCGAGGTCGTGCTCGCGGACGGCACCCTGATCAGCACCGGCCGGTCGACCCTGAAGGGCGTCGCCGGCCTCGACCTCACCGGCCTCTTCGTCGGCTCCGAGGGCACCCTCGGCGTGGTCGTCGGCGCGACGCTGCGACTGCGTCCCCTCCCCGAGCGGACCTTGACCGTGGCCGCGGCCTACGCGGGGGTGGAGGCTGCCGCGCGGGCCTGCGCGGCGCTGGCTCAGGACCGGCGAGAGCCGGCGATGCTCGAGCTGCTCGACCAGGCCACCCTGCAGGTCGTCGACGACGCCCAGGGGACCGCGTACGCCGCGCGCGGTGGAGCGCTGGTCATCGCCCAGGCCGACGGCCCCGCCGCGGAGTCCGAGATCGAGGCCATCGCCGAGGTGCTCGGCAAGGAGGCGACCTGGATCGAGCGGGGTGTCGACGAGGAGGCCTCGGCCAGGCTGGTCGAGGCCCGCCGTCTCGCGCTTCCCTCCATCGAGACCCAGGGCTCGGTGCTGATCGAGGACATCTGCGTGCCCCGCTCCCGACTGGCGGAGGCGTTCGCCCGCGTCGAGGAGGTCGCCCGCCGCCGCGGCGTACGCATCTACTCCTTCGCCCACGCCGGCGACGGCAACCTGCACCCGCTGATCGGCTACCCGTCCGGGCCGGTGCCCGCGGAGGTCCTCGCCGCCGGCGACGACATCTTCGGTATCGCGCTCGACCTCGGCGGGACCGTCACCGCCGAGCACGGCATCGGCCTGCTCAAGCGCTCCTGGCTCGCCCGCGAGGTCGGCCCGGACGCGCTCGGCGTGCACCGAGCCATCAAGACCGCCCTCGATCCGCGCGGGATCCTCAACCCGGGGAAGGCCTACTGA
- a CDS encoding type 1 glutamine amidotransferase domain-containing protein: MTRVLMVVSAADTLVLADGSEHPTGYWAEEVAASHETLAGAGVEIDIATPGGRKPTVDALSLSEQGGVQPEDAERFRAYLATLEEQLANPLALADIDPAAYDAVYIPGGHAPMADLVEDPALAAILTATDSAGRPVVALCHGVAGLLAATDEGGWLFGGRRMTGFTDTEEQQGGYGDSIPFSVEQRMRAAGGIAETGEPWSDTVVVDGTLITGQNPQSSVSTAKALLERLA; encoded by the coding sequence GTGACACGCGTACTGATGGTCGTCTCGGCGGCCGACACCCTCGTCCTCGCCGACGGCAGCGAGCACCCGACCGGCTACTGGGCCGAGGAGGTCGCCGCCTCCCACGAGACGCTCGCCGGAGCCGGCGTCGAGATCGACATCGCCACCCCGGGCGGCCGCAAGCCCACCGTCGACGCGCTCTCGCTCAGCGAGCAGGGCGGCGTCCAGCCCGAGGACGCCGAGCGCTTCCGTGCCTACCTCGCCACCCTCGAGGAGCAGCTGGCGAACCCGCTCGCGCTCGCCGACATCGACCCGGCGGCGTACGACGCCGTCTACATCCCCGGCGGCCATGCCCCGATGGCGGACCTGGTCGAGGACCCCGCGCTCGCTGCGATCCTGACCGCCACCGACTCCGCCGGCCGCCCGGTCGTGGCGCTGTGCCACGGCGTCGCCGGTCTCCTGGCCGCCACCGATGAGGGCGGCTGGCTCTTCGGCGGGCGCCGGATGACCGGCTTCACCGACACCGAGGAGCAGCAGGGCGGCTACGGCGACAGCATCCCGTTCTCCGTGGAGCAGCGCATGCGCGCCGCCGGCGGCATCGCCGAGACCGGCGAGCCGTGGAGCGACACCGTCGTCGTCGACGGCACCCTGATCACCGGCCAGAACCCGCAGTCCAGCGTCTCGACCGCGAAGGCGCTCCTGGAGCGGCTCGCCTGA
- a CDS encoding glycoside hydrolase family 13 protein — protein MTATEPRQSEPAPAALPVFTERPADWWRSAAIYQIYPRSFADANGDGTGDLAGVRAHLTYLRDLGVDAIWFTPWFPSPMADGGYDVTDYRAIDPVFGDLAEAEALIQDALELGIRTIIDVVPNHVSDQHRWFRAAVEAGPGAPERDRFWFRDGRGPGGEQPPNDWTSEFGGAAWTRLTGPDGVPEQWYLHLFSAEQPDLNWQHEDVRREHEEILRFWFDRAVAGIRIDSAALLAKDPALPEVPEDPRPGEHPYVDREELQEIYRGWRRIAQEYGPDRALIGEVWLPDTSRFIRYLGPGVLHAAFNFDFMTAPWDAAALRTSIETTLRVHGEAGAPATWVLSNHDVTRLVTRYGRADTAFAFETKRFGTPTDRALGERRARAAAMLAMGLPGAYYLYQGEELGLDEADIPPERVQDPMHFRSGGVDPGRDGCRVPLPWSGDRPPYGFSAPGTTTWLPQPEGWARLTAQAQSADPRSMLSLHRMALLIRRTHPDLATGDFRWIDTAPGILAFRRGAHFACVVNLTDAPVELPHSDHVWLASSPLEAGRLAPDAAVWLRPTT, from the coding sequence GTGACCGCCACGGAACCTCGACAGAGCGAGCCGGCACCGGCCGCGCTTCCGGTCTTCACGGAGCGCCCGGCCGACTGGTGGCGCTCCGCGGCGATCTACCAGATCTATCCCCGCAGCTTCGCCGACGCCAACGGCGACGGCACCGGCGACCTGGCCGGCGTGCGAGCCCACCTGACCTACCTGCGGGACCTCGGGGTGGACGCGATCTGGTTCACGCCGTGGTTCCCCTCGCCGATGGCCGACGGCGGCTACGACGTGACCGACTACCGCGCGATCGACCCCGTCTTCGGCGACCTCGCCGAGGCGGAGGCACTCATCCAGGACGCCCTCGAGCTCGGCATCCGCACGATCATCGACGTCGTCCCGAACCACGTCTCCGACCAGCACCGATGGTTCCGGGCCGCGGTCGAGGCGGGGCCCGGTGCTCCCGAGCGCGACCGGTTCTGGTTCCGGGACGGGCGTGGCCCCGGGGGCGAGCAACCGCCCAACGACTGGACCTCGGAGTTCGGCGGCGCTGCCTGGACCCGCCTGACCGGACCCGACGGCGTCCCCGAGCAGTGGTACCTGCACCTCTTCTCCGCCGAGCAGCCCGACCTCAACTGGCAGCACGAGGACGTACGCCGCGAGCACGAGGAGATCCTTCGGTTCTGGTTCGACCGGGCGGTGGCCGGGATCCGGATCGACTCCGCCGCCCTGCTCGCCAAGGACCCGGCCCTCCCCGAGGTGCCGGAGGATCCACGGCCCGGCGAGCACCCCTACGTCGACCGGGAGGAGCTCCAGGAGATCTACCGCGGCTGGCGGCGGATCGCCCAGGAATACGGACCCGACCGGGCCCTCATCGGGGAGGTCTGGCTCCCGGACACCTCCCGGTTCATCCGCTACCTGGGGCCCGGCGTCCTGCACGCGGCGTTCAACTTCGACTTCATGACGGCGCCGTGGGACGCCGCGGCGCTGCGGACCTCCATCGAGACCACGCTGCGCGTGCACGGCGAGGCCGGGGCCCCGGCGACCTGGGTGCTCTCCAACCACGACGTCACCCGGCTGGTGACGCGCTACGGCCGCGCGGACACCGCGTTCGCGTTCGAGACCAAGCGCTTCGGCACCCCGACCGATCGCGCTCTCGGTGAGCGGCGGGCCCGGGCGGCGGCGATGCTCGCGATGGGTCTGCCCGGGGCCTACTACCTCTACCAGGGCGAGGAGCTCGGCCTCGACGAGGCCGACATCCCGCCGGAGCGGGTGCAGGACCCGATGCACTTCCGCAGCGGTGGCGTCGACCCCGGCCGGGACGGCTGCCGGGTGCCGCTGCCGTGGAGCGGGGACCGGCCTCCGTACGGCTTCAGCGCACCGGGCACCACCACGTGGCTGCCGCAGCCCGAGGGCTGGGCGCGGCTGACGGCGCAGGCGCAGTCGGCGGACCCGCGCTCGATGCTGTCCCTGCACCGGATGGCGTTGCTGATCCGGCGTACGCATCCCGACCTCGCCACCGGCGACTTCCGCTGGATCGACACGGCTCCCGGGAT
- a CDS encoding AbgT family transporter codes for MTSTATPTGSERLPWIIRAMGVVERVGNALPHPFWLFWILAGILAVISAICAAAGVSVISPGDGERVVVQSLLSGEGLAMATSTMVSNFAEFPPMATIVVVIMGVAVAERTGFLTAAMKTGISRVPVGWVVFAVAFTGTVAHVASAAAYIILVPLGGLAFRAVGRSPILGIVVAYTAIASGYDASPIPTPNDAIFAGITTAAAQIVDESAYVSPVSNWFFNIASSVLLAAVITLMTKFVLSKRPDLDADEDADDGDFGSLELDGRERRALRWSLLALLAAIVVIAAVVIPGGSPLRGEDGSLTESPFLTGIAAVVAVLFGLAGIVYGTLSGSITKAGDVPALMGQGIKQMAPVLVLFFAIAQFLAYFEWSHLGDVLAVNSAEALETSNIPVWVVFLLVLALLSVVNIMVTSGSAMWSIAAPVLVPMLMLLAVPPETTQALFRIADSGSTAITPMSPYFVMALGFLQRYRKDAGIGTLASYTLPLAIAMSLAWTALFFLWWALGIPLGPGAPVR; via the coding sequence ATGACCAGCACCGCAACCCCGACCGGCAGCGAGAGACTGCCGTGGATCATCCGCGCCATGGGCGTGGTCGAGCGCGTCGGCAACGCCCTGCCGCACCCGTTCTGGCTGTTCTGGATCCTCGCCGGGATCCTCGCCGTGATCAGCGCGATCTGCGCCGCCGCGGGCGTCTCGGTCATCTCGCCCGGTGACGGCGAGAGGGTCGTCGTCCAGAGCCTGCTCAGCGGCGAGGGCCTGGCGATGGCCACCTCCACGATGGTCTCCAACTTCGCCGAGTTCCCGCCGATGGCCACCATCGTCGTGGTCATCATGGGCGTCGCCGTCGCCGAGCGCACCGGCTTCCTCACCGCCGCGATGAAGACCGGCATCTCGCGCGTGCCGGTAGGCTGGGTGGTCTTCGCCGTCGCGTTCACCGGCACCGTCGCCCACGTGGCCTCGGCGGCTGCGTACATCATCCTGGTGCCGCTCGGCGGTCTCGCCTTCCGCGCCGTCGGCCGCTCTCCGATCCTCGGGATCGTGGTCGCCTACACCGCGATCGCGAGCGGGTACGACGCCAGCCCGATCCCGACTCCCAACGACGCGATCTTCGCCGGCATCACTACCGCAGCGGCCCAGATCGTCGACGAGAGCGCGTACGTCTCCCCCGTCAGCAACTGGTTCTTCAACATCGCCTCCTCGGTGCTGCTGGCCGCGGTGATCACCCTGATGACCAAGTTCGTGCTCTCCAAGCGGCCCGACCTGGACGCGGACGAGGATGCCGACGACGGCGACTTCGGGTCGCTCGAGCTCGACGGCCGTGAGCGCCGGGCGCTGCGCTGGTCGCTCCTGGCCCTGCTGGCCGCGATCGTGGTGATCGCCGCCGTCGTGATCCCCGGCGGATCGCCGCTGCGCGGCGAGGACGGGTCGCTGACCGAGTCGCCGTTCCTCACCGGCATCGCCGCCGTCGTCGCGGTGCTCTTCGGCCTCGCCGGCATCGTGTACGGCACGCTGTCGGGCTCGATCACCAAGGCCGGCGACGTGCCGGCGCTGATGGGTCAGGGGATCAAGCAGATGGCGCCGGTGCTGGTGCTGTTCTTCGCGATCGCCCAGTTCCTGGCGTACTTCGAGTGGTCCCACCTCGGCGACGTTCTCGCGGTCAACTCCGCCGAGGCGCTGGAGACCAGCAACATCCCGGTATGGGTGGTGTTCCTGCTCGTGCTGGCGCTGCTCAGCGTCGTCAACATCATGGTCACCAGCGGCTCGGCGATGTGGTCGATCGCCGCGCCCGTCCTGGTGCCCATGCTGATGCTGCTCGCGGTGCCGCCGGAGACCACCCAGGCGCTCTTCCGGATCGCCGACTCCGGATCCACCGCGATCACCCCGATGAGCCCCTACTTCGTGATGGCCCTCGGCTTCCTGCAGCGCTACCGCAAGGACGCCGGCATCGGCACCCTGGCCTCCTACACGCTGCCGCTCGCCATCGCGATGAGCCTCGCCTGGACCGCGCTGTTCTTCCTGTGGTGGGCGCTGGGCATCCCGCTCGGCCCGGGTGCTCCGGTCCGCTGA
- a CDS encoding FadR/GntR family transcriptional regulator, with protein MTSNTPSLSERIADGIVAMIEAAGLEPGDALASSRELAKRFEVTTPTIREALRRLEATDVIRFRHGSGTYVSGGVNRRLLVNPHVSESRSESVLELLDARIVLEPPVAAAAAAARTDDDLAALTLSADNSLKPQYADERPELHFHVALAGASGNLLLRETIEALLQVRARDQIEIRHRYTDRDRDHADHLRIVEAVRDGDPDAAAALTREHLLAIRDAIAATLGTEQSR; from the coding sequence GTGACCAGCAACACACCATCGCTCTCTGAACGCATCGCCGACGGGATCGTCGCCATGATCGAGGCCGCGGGCCTGGAGCCGGGCGACGCCCTGGCCTCCTCGCGCGAGCTGGCCAAGCGGTTCGAGGTGACCACACCGACGATCCGGGAGGCGCTGCGCCGTCTCGAAGCCACGGACGTGATCCGCTTCCGGCACGGCTCGGGCACCTACGTCAGCGGCGGGGTGAACCGGCGGCTGCTGGTCAACCCCCATGTCTCCGAGTCCCGCAGCGAGTCGGTGCTCGAGCTCCTCGACGCCAGGATCGTGCTGGAGCCCCCGGTCGCGGCGGCGGCCGCCGCGGCGCGTACCGACGACGACCTCGCCGCGCTGACGCTCTCGGCCGACAACTCGCTCAAGCCGCAGTACGCCGACGAGCGCCCCGAGCTGCACTTCCACGTCGCGCTCGCCGGCGCCTCCGGCAACCTCCTGCTGCGCGAGACGATCGAGGCGCTGCTGCAGGTGCGGGCCCGCGACCAGATCGAGATCCGCCACCGCTACACCGACCGCGACCGCGACCACGCCGACCACCTCCGCATCGTCGAGGCCGTACGCGACGGCGACCCCGACGCCGCGGCCGCCCTGACCCGCGAGCACCTGCTCGCGATCCGCGACGCGATCGCCGCCACCCTCGGCACGGAGCAGTCCCGATGA
- a CDS encoding LysR family transcriptional regulator — MTSLDLWEAFAHAYRERSISAAARRLDLSQPAVTARIRKLEHELGATLFERSRTGLVPTERADALAARITPLVDQLRGAVGTEPTIGPANVRIGGAADVMGARIVPALAPLVRDGLDVSVATGLAQGLLDDLAGERLDLVVSSVRPGDERLRSTALVDEEFLLVAAPAVAARVDPAELAQDPVRALASVPLAAYSHDLPIIRRYWLTEFDERPTNRTALVLPDLRGILRAVVAGIGASVLPRYLVDAALADGTVVRLHEPRLGPLNTLWLVTGASPSPAVGHVCRHLGAEAAGWAST, encoded by the coding sequence ATGACCTCGCTCGATCTCTGGGAGGCGTTCGCGCACGCCTACCGGGAGCGCTCGATCAGCGCCGCGGCGCGTCGGCTCGACCTCTCCCAGCCGGCGGTGACCGCCCGGATCCGCAAGCTCGAGCACGAGCTCGGCGCGACCCTGTTCGAGCGCTCGCGGACCGGGCTGGTGCCGACCGAGCGCGCCGACGCTCTCGCCGCCCGGATCACCCCGCTGGTCGACCAGCTCCGCGGCGCCGTCGGCACCGAGCCCACGATCGGCCCCGCGAACGTCCGGATCGGCGGCGCGGCCGACGTGATGGGCGCCCGGATCGTGCCCGCCCTGGCGCCCCTGGTGCGCGACGGGCTCGACGTGTCGGTGGCCACCGGCCTCGCCCAGGGCCTCCTCGACGACCTCGCCGGCGAACGTCTCGACCTGGTCGTCTCCTCGGTACGCCCCGGCGACGAGCGACTGCGGTCGACCGCGCTGGTCGACGAGGAGTTCCTCCTCGTCGCGGCCCCGGCGGTCGCGGCGCGGGTCGATCCCGCCGAGCTGGCCCAGGACCCGGTGCGCGCACTCGCGAGCGTGCCGCTGGCGGCCTACTCCCACGACCTCCCGATCATCCGGCGCTACTGGCTCACCGAGTTCGACGAGCGACCCACCAACCGCACCGCGCTCGTCCTCCCCGACCTGCGCGGCATCCTCCGTGCCGTCGTCGCCGGCATCGGCGCCTCGGTCCTGCCTCGCTACCTGGTCGACGCCGCGCTCGCCGACGGCACCGTCGTACGTCTCCACGAGCCCAGGCTCGGTCCGCTCAACACCCTCTGGCTGGTCACCGGGGCCAGCCCGTCACCGGCGGTCGGCCACGTCTGCCGACACCTGGGCGCCGAAGCCGCCGGCTGGGCGAGCACCTGA